Genomic DNA from Triticum dicoccoides isolate Atlit2015 ecotype Zavitan chromosome 4B, WEW_v2.0, whole genome shotgun sequence:
CTTATACAATGGATCAAGATCACGTTTGAAATTACTGAAAAGAAACAACAGTTTGTTTAGTTGGCTCATCATCGACATGATAAATTTCTCATCAACATTTGTTCTCATCAACGTTTGGTTGGCTCATTAGCAGTCTCATAGCTATTATTGTGTGCTCTCTTTCCTCATCAGCAGCACTTGTTTCACATTCTGACTAGTAGCCTGTTTCCCTGCACACAATAACCCAAAGAAAGAAGAACAGCTCCCTGAACATAATGTCATTGGACTGATTGAAGATACAACAGAAAGATTGACCATCCAGCCAGCAGGTCATCATTATGTTCTTATGATTGATCATCTTATGATTGAAGATACAACAGAAAGATAGACCCACACACCGCCACGAATTTGATCATCTTATGATTGATCATGGACACTACATCACTCTTAATTCCTAGAACATACAGTAACAACAATCCTGCAGTCCGGAACGTGAATGCCTCCACTTTACCAACAGTCATTTGTGCTACCGTGATACAAGAGCTGAAATACTAGTACACCATTGATGGGTATATCCAAAAAATCGTAGTTTTTCAGCGAACCAAATTAAAGAACCTACACAACTCACCTCCAAAAGAAGAAAATGCTGATTTAGAGGAAAAGTAGGCAAATTGAAAAAGTAGCATTTACACTTTGTGGCTTCCTTGCCAAACTGACAACGACAAAGAGTTGAGGCTACTTGCAGTATTGTCTAGGCAAATTGAAACGAACTGAGCTTGCCAGCCTAATTAAGCATCAAAGGAGATATACCATGTATTGTGGGTCACAACTTCAATAACATACATCACATTGTTCTAAGCTTAATAAAGTCATGTTATCATGATACAAATGAATCAATACTTTTTTCCCGACTCACATCTCAGGATTACAAGACATACCATTTTCCTTACTCACATCTCGGAATTACAGCACTACCATTTACCTGGCAGCAAAGCCTTTATGGGTCTCGCTTATATATCAAGTGTGACGGTAGAACCGAGCTCTAGCTTCATATGGAGTTCACTGCAACAGATGGAAAACTATACCATCACAGTAGTCGGGGGTTTGCATGGCCAACTCACTAGCCGTAGGAAGGAAGTGGAGGCAGCCTTAATTTACTTGATTCCACCTGCACGGATCTGGTCATGATAGACAACATGAGATTCCAATTGTTTCCATGAAAAAACCAAGAGTACTCAAAACTAGAAGTTGTAGTAGCAGACATACATATATTCTTGCATCATATGTCCCATTCATTGCTGTGCTTGAGTTGCGCCCAATTCCTCTTCTTCCACCAATCGACCCTGGCAAGGGAAACGAAACAGTGGGAGATATATTCAGCTATCCTATATCATACTGATGAAAATAATATGCATGGAACCAACAAAGATTAAACTAAGGAAGAATATTATTATTAGCTAGATTGAAAGAGGGAGGGACCAAAGTATTACCTGATGAATATTTGTCTGTATGTTGCAGGATTCAGATATGTAGAGCACGTGCCATTTCTTCTCATCTTTTCCATCCTTTGCATAAGCCTCGACGTGCTTGATATGACTGAACTTGTCCCACTCGGAGCTAGATTCACCCTCAGCCATGGAAGTGAGTACTTGAAGGCTGCAGGTCAGCAGCAAATGACTAGGCTTTACAGTCTGCAGGTAGACCGGAAGTTCATTTTCGCTGTTGAAAATGGTCAGCTCGAGTCTCCGGAGTGCAGACATCTCCTGCAGGGACTCAAGCTCTGGGCAGTACTTGATTGTAAGCTTTTGTAATTTTGGAAGATTGGAGATGTTGACCAATTCGGGTATGTCATACAAGTCGAGCTCAACTACATAAACAAAGTTCTCTAGGGAGTTGAGAGCATCGACGTTCCATATCTCTAGCTTCTTCAAAGccattgcatgggacataagccccAGAGGTAGACGGTCTAGTTTGCAAGCATTGATTTCAAGTTCCTCCAATAAGGGCATAGATTTCACTTCTGTCTCCCAAATCCACTCGTCCCACTCCTCCATTCCTTCAAAAGTCAGCTTCTGGAGTCTAGGAAATGTAGCAGCCTTGGACACTCGATTACCGGAGCCTTGGACACTCGCAGCCACTGAATGGCGGTGCCGCTGATTGTAGTGTTGGATGAATTCACGACCGATACACTTGATTACCGGAGCCTTGGACACTCGCAGCCACTCCAAATACGGGAGCCCACACAAGCCATCTGGGAGTTCGGTGCAGCAAGGCAGATCCTCGAGGACTAGAAGCTTCAAGCTCTCGAGAGGCACCATAGCTGTGGATGTCATCCATCCTGGGAGCCGACGACCAAAATATCCTTTTATTTTGATGTGTTCTATGCAAGGCTGAGGACATAGCACATCAAACACCGCCTCAATTATTTTCTTCTCAGAATCAGAGACTTCTCCTTGGACCAACCCATCTCCCACTCTACCACCACATTTCAAACCAAGATAGGTAAGTTGTTTCTTTGCATTTATCCATGCCTTTGCAGCCAACAAGGCACTAGATACATTTTCTAGGCTCTCTAGTGAAAGTTCATTGAGCTGGGAAAGAGACCCCAACTCTTCCAAACTACACCAGTCACCATCAGTATAGGCTGGAAACCCATATAGTGCACTCAAATTTGTAAGATCTCGGAAACCCCTAGGAATACTATTAACAAGAGTGTCATCAATATCAAGGAACCTCAACCCTTGCAGCTTGATAATGCTATCAGGAAGTTTCATGAAACTTCCACAACCTTCAAGGCAAATATGCTGTAGGAACTTCATCTCATGGATGTTCTCTGGTAGTCTACACATATCAGTCCTCTTTAATGCCAAATATCTCAAATGCTTGAGTTGGTACATAGATTCAACCAGTGCAGCAATATTTGCAGAATCTATATGCAAAAGACGTAGACTTGGGAAGATAGTCAACGAATCCCCAGGCTGACTTTTGAGGTTTCCAGTTAATATTAGTGACCTAAGCAATTTTTGCTCTCTTAAATATCTCCACTCAAATTCATCGGATCCTGCTCCTTTTGTTTCTATGGATAATCTAAGATAATTCGGTGATCTAAGATTTTTTTTGATAGTATCTCCATTGTGACCTACTAGTGTTTCATCCCTAACCACAAATTGAGCAAATGAGCGGATAACATCATGCAT
This window encodes:
- the LOC119294473 gene encoding putative disease resistance protein RGA3, coding for MAGVLDALASYVTSMLPEMAKEEVAMLIGVSDGIKDLNIKLGDLKNFLADADRRNITDESVRGWVGELKRAMYLATDIVDLCQLKAMEEGQTKDRGCLNPLLFCMWNPIHTHDIGTRIKLLNQNLDDICKRGSSFNFIKLEAYHDQKTTPSPATSRKTDSLIERSGVVGEKIEEDTRALVEVLTREVVGDKNGRLVVVAIVGIGGIGKTTLGKKVFNDEAIEGKFTKKIWLSITQDFTDVELLSTTITAIGADLPRGGGAQDKALLVDALKNAIKDKKFFLVLDDMWDVDAWNKHLMTPFSYGGPGSRVLITTRHDTVARSMKAFHPYHHVDKLAPQDAWSLLKKQVLTSEENEPEVDMLEDIGFQIVAKCDGLPLAIKVMGGLLCKKEKTRRDWQDVLNDDIWSVSQMSKELNYAIYLSYQDLSPYIKQCFLHFSLKPKKTVINDSEIVSMWVGEGLVEGDTYKRSLEEGNKYYKELIVRNLIEVDTEYPSQLICNMHDVIRSFAQFVVRDETLVGHNGDTIKKNLRSPNYLRLSIETKGAGSDEFEWRYLREQKLLRSLILTGNLKSQPGDSLTIFPSLRLLHIDSANIAALVESMYQLKHLRYLALKRTDMCRLPENIHEMKFLQHICLEGCGSFMKLPDSIIKLQGLRFLDIDDTLVNSIPRGFRDLTNLSALYGFPAYTDGDWCSLEELGSLSQLNELSLESLENVSSALLAAKAWINAKKQLTYLGLKCGGRVGDGLVQGEVSDSEKKIIEAVFDVLCPQPCIEHIKIKGYFGRRLPGWMTSTAMVPLESLKLLVLEDLPCCTELPDGLCGLPYLEWLRVSKAPVIKCIGREFIQHYNQRHRHSVAASVQGSGNRVSKAATFPRLQKLTFEGMEEWDEWIWETEVKSMPLLEELEINACKLDRLPLGLMSHAMALKKLEIWNVDALNSLENFVYVVELDLYDIPELVNISNLPKLQKLTIKYCPELESLQEMSALRRLELTIFNSENELPVYLQTVKPSHLLLTCSLQVLTSMAEGESSSEWDKFSHIKHVEAYAKDGKDEKKWHVLYISESCNIQTNIHQGRLVEEEELGATQAQQ